Proteins from a genomic interval of Trifolium pratense cultivar HEN17-A07 linkage group LG6, ARS_RC_1.1, whole genome shotgun sequence:
- the LOC123891409 gene encoding disease resistance protein RPV1-like, whose amino-acid sequence MGSSSTFGASQSNSKHDVFLNFRGEDTRCNFTSHLYAALVRKNVHTFIDDEEIERGDSISPTLFSAIESSKICVTIFSQDYASSAWCLDELAKIIECNENKKLIVIPVFYHIDPSHVRHQRGTYEDAFTKHEQRFKDNLFKVQKWRTALHQAANSAGWDSSNIRLEADLVEKIVEDILDKLKCISPHVPKKGLVGITRHMAHVESLLCTGSADVRIIGIWGMGGIGKTTIAEAIYTKVSSQYDGCYFAANVREKWKYSRENELRTKLLAGVLGNQNLDISTPTISSTFVVGRLQCKKLLIVLDDISDSKQIEYLVGEKDWFGPGSRIIVTTRNKEVFNSGVDELYQVKVLNSHESLKLFSLKAFQQDHPMREYQHLSDRAVDYAKGNPLALKVLGSNLCAKRPKEWESALEKLKKIPKAEIYDVLRLSYEGLDPEEQNIFLDIACCLKGKTKCSITRILDGCGFSTEIGMRSLEDKSLVTISNGNEVEVHDLIQEMGWQIVREESMKEPGKRSRLWDPKEIYDVLKYNTGTDSIESIVLDMSQIKEVTLRPQTFDRMYKIRLLNFHVPSHGKRRTNVHFSRSLECLPDELSYLRWDFFPLKSLPPSFCAEKLVELDLKHSLVEKLWNGVQDLVNLKLLNLGGCKHLIELPDMSLASKLEEVHLDDCTSLLHVPSSILSLDSLFALNLRGCKELRYIQSEKQSRSLTWLNLRGCSRLVKYSVISEKLDSLNLDDTAIEELPSLVIGLDCSIQLLDCPKLEKLPATFDSSLSITSLRLDNCLNLSKLPDNLGLLSKLNKLSLRGSNIENLPGSIKYLSQLRDLNVSNCRKLRSLPELPFFLQDLNASNCISLEIVSNLGITVLKDSFDKQKKLSFFRQIQEKEKMSIRHREYFGRFEFYNCMKLNQIACQAIMEEAVIIIQLAASLSSTIDDCNDPYSQTGEISKNFDPEDLVYISRPVYIILPGNEVPDWFTLKSTDSSSITTELSSLGFAFCLVAGPSDSNRKKICRTGYVAGCRCYVGGNYAGTCIIKSSSTDSKSDQVWLWYDQILNVVNGSGSSDKISFEFFVRPGSSGLVVKHCGVRPLYAPLDTMQCSSEEVIREGKRAYQEFEGNKTPTSYALIRQYAVPRDKGLELSLKERISGYPEGQFGKSIPSISCATNVVELQMQHNCYGNCAEVIVSFGLVGRSSQPLHDLRYLARQIQDYYCYFGELVNNINVFSSLRRLSLYDCNIESLPASIKHLSCLEYLSLKNCKRLTSLPNLVPSLTRLYVVECTSLETVEFVEENTMIFPISNEMVTYNKVSRIQVTEPRASVRDWYMEMSMSMSRPGDPMYIAFNVGPRTTKSLNLMCVGDTVKVTIEIREFRLQYLHYLH is encoded by the exons ATGGGTTCTTCATCAACTTTTGGTGCTTCTCAGTCAAACTCAAAACATGATGTTTTTCTCAACTTTAGAGGGGAAGATACTCGATGCAATTTTACAAGCCATCTTTATGCTGCCTTGGTTAGAAAAAATGTCCACACATTCATTGATGACGAGGAAATTGAGAGAGGAGATAGTATCTCACCGACGCTTTTTTCAGCTATCGAAAGCTCAAAGATTTGCGTAACAATTTTCTCGCAGGATTATGCTTCTTCTGCATGGTGTTTAGATGAACTTGCGAAGATCATTGAATGCAATGAGAACAAAAAACTTATTGTCATACCTGTTTTCTATCATATTGACCCATCTCATGTAAGACACCAGAGGGGAACTTATGAagatgcatttaccaaacacgAACAGCGTTTCAAGGATAATCTATTCAAGGTACAAAAGTGGAGAACTGCTCTGCATCAAGCAGCCAACTCAGCAGGATGGGATTCCTCAAATATTAG GCTGGAGGCTGACCTAGTGGAAAAAATTGTTGAAGATATATTAGATAAGTTGAAATGTATAAGCCCACATGTTCCAAAGAAGGGGCTTGTAGGAATTACTCGACACATGGCACATGTCGAATCATTGTTATGCACTGGATCAGCTGATGTACGGATTATTGGTATTTGGGGTATGGGTGGTATAGGCAAGACAACCATTGCAGAGGCTATATATACAAAAGTCTCTTCTCAATACGACGGATGCTACTTCGCTGCCAATGTGAGGGAAAAATGGAAATATTCTAGAGAAAACGAGTTACGGACTAAACTTCTGGCTGGTGTATTAGGGAACCAAAACTTGGATATTAGCACCCCTACTATAAGTTCCACTTTTGTTGTAGGAAGGCTTCAATGTAAAAAGCTTCTCATTGTTCTCGATGACATAAGTGATTCCAAACAAATAGAATATCTTGTTGGCGAGAAAGATTGGTTTGGACCTGGTAGTCGAATCATAGTGACGACCAGAAATAAAGAAGTGTTTAACAGTGGTGTTGATGAATTATACCAAGTGAAGGTATTGAATTCTCATGAATCACTAAAGCTTTTTAGCTTGAAGGCCTTTCAACAAGACCATCCAATGAGGGAATACCAACACTTGTCAGACAGGGCAGTAGATTATGCTAAGGGCAATCCTCTTGCTCTTAAAGTTCTGGGTTCCAATCTTTGTGCCAAACGACCAAAAGAATGGGAGAGTGCACTGGAGAAACTGAAGAAAATTCCCAAGGCTGAAATTTATGATGTGTTAAGATTGAGTTATGAAGGATTAGACCCAGAAGAGCAGAATATATTTTTAGATATTGCCTGCTGTTTGAAAGGAAAAACGAAATGCAGTATAACAAGAATATTAGACGGCTGCGGTTTTTCTACCGAAATTGGGATGAGAAGCCTTGAAGATAAGTCTCTTGTAACCATTTCCAATGGCAACGAGGTAGAGGTGCATGATCTGATACAAGAGATGGGTTGGCAAATAGTTCGTGAAGAATCTATGAAAGAGCCTGGAAAACGAAGTCGATTGTGGGATCCTAAAGAAATTTATGATGTCCTCAAGTACAACACG GGTACTGACAGTATTGAGAGCATAGTGTTGGACATGTCTCAAATCAAAGAAGTGACATTAAGGCCTCAAACTTTTGACAGAATGTACAAGATAAGGCTTTTGAATTTTCATGTTCCTTCACATGGTAAGAGAAGAACCAATGTGCATTTTTCCAGAAGTCTTGAGTGTTTGCCGGATGAATTGAGTTATCTCCGATGGGACTTTTTCCCATTGAAATCCTTGCCTCCATCGTTTTGTGCAGAGAAGCTTGTTGAACTTGATCTAAAACATAGCCTTGTTGAAAAGCTATGGAATGGAGTGCAG GATCTTGTGAATTTGAAGTTATTGAACCTTGGTGGTTGCAAGCACCTGATTGAGCTCCCAGATATGTCTTTGGCTTCAAAGCTTGAAGAAGTGCATCTTGATGATTGTACAAGTTTGTTGCATGTTCCTTCATCCATTTTGTCACTTGATAGTCTTTTTGCACTAAATCTGAGAGGCTGTAAAGAGCTTCGTTACATTCAAAGTGAGAAGCAGTCTAGATCTCTTACATGGCTCAATCTCAGAGGATGCTCAAGACTTGTAAAATATTCAGTTATTTCAGAGAAATTGGACTCTTTGAACTTAGATGACACGGCAATTGAAGAACTGCCTTCATTAGTTATTGGTTTAGATTGTAGCATCCAGCTTCTCGACTGCCCAAAACTTGAGAAATTACCTGCAACATTTGATTCCTCACTGTCCATTACTTCGCTCCGTCTAGATAATTGTTTAAATTTATCAAAACTCCCTGACAACCTCGGCCTCttgtcaaaattaaataaactatcATTAAGAGGAAGCAATATTGAGAACTTGCCTGGTAGCATAAAATATCTTTCGCAGTTGAGAGATCTCAATGTGAGCAACTGTAGGAAGCTCCGTTCCTTGCCCGAGCTTCCATTCTTTTTACAAGACTTGAATGCAAGTAATTGCATTTCCCTAGAAATAGTATCCAACTTAGGGATCACAGTTTTGAAAGATTCATTTGACAAGCAGAAGAAGTTATCATTTTTCAGACAGATTcaggagaaagaaaaaatgtcTATTCGTCATCGTGAGTATTTCGGAAGATTTGAGTTCTATAATTGCATGAAATTGAATCAGATTGCGTGCCAGGCTATTATGGAAGAAGCTGTGATTATAATTCAGCTAGCAGCCAGCCTATCCTCAACGATTGATGATTGTAATGATCCTTACAGTCAAACCGGGGAAATTTCTAAGAATTTTGACCCTGAAGATTTGGTATATATTTCCCGTCCggtttatattattttaccaGGAAATGAAGTCCCAGATTGGTTCACACTTAAAAGTACAGACTCCTCTAGCATAACAACTGAACTTTCTTCATTGGGTTTTGCTTTCTGCCTTGTTGCTGGACCATCTGACTCAAACAGGAAGAAAATTTGTCGTACTGGTTATGTGGCAGGGTGTAGATGCTATGTTGGGGGAAATTATGCTGGAACATGCATTATAAAGTCTTCTTCTACTGATTCCAAATCAGATCAGGTATGGCTGTGGTATGACCAGATTTTAAACGTTGTAAATGGGAGCGGTTCTTCAGATAAGATCTCCTTTGAGTTTTTTGTCCGGCCTGGTAGTTCAGGACTTGTTGTGAAACATTGCGGAGTTCGACCATTGTATGCTCCGTTAGACACTATGCAATGTTCAAGCGAAGAAGTTATCCGAGAAGGTAAGAGAGCATATCAGGAGTTTGAAGGCAACAAAACTCCAACCAGTTATGCCCTTATTCGCCAATATGCTGTTCCTCGTGACAAGGGACTTGAATTGTCATTAAAAGAAAGGATTTCAGGGTATCCCGAAGGACAATTTGGGAAATCCATCCCATCAATTTCTTGTGCCACAAATGTTGTTGAACTTCAAATGCAACACAACTGCTATGGTAATTGTGCCGAAGTAATTGTTAGTTTTGGCCTTGTTGGTAGAAGTTCCCAGCCACTGCATGATCTGCGGTATTTAGCACGACAAATTCAGGATTACTATTGTTATTTTGGTGAACTTGTAAACAATATCAACGTCTTTTCATCTCTAAGGAGATTGTCTCTATATGATTGTAATATTGAAAGCTTGCCTGCTAGCATCAAGCATCTTTCATGTCTGGAATATCTTTCATTGAAGAACTGCAAGAGGCTTACGTCTCTCCCCAATCTTGTACCATCCCTTACGAGATTGTATGTTGTTGAGTGCACATCTCTGGAGACAGTTGAATTTGTTGAGGAAAACACCATGATTTTTCCAATATCCAATGAAATGGTTACCTATAACAAAGTATCGAGAATACAAGTTACTGAACCAAGAGCAAGTGTCAGAGACTGGTACATGGAAATGTCAATGTCAATGTCAAGGCCAGGAGATCCAATGTATATTGCGTTCAATGTTGGTCCAAGAACAACCAAGTCACTGAATTTGATGTGCGTAGGTGATACGGTAAAAGTTACTATTGAAATTAGGGAATTTAggttacaatatttacattatttacattaa